A single Novosphingobium sp. SL115 DNA region contains:
- a CDS encoding maleate cis-trans isomerase family protein: MVDVLGWRKLLGVIAPSTNTVVQPDMERMRPHGVTNHFSRIYVEDPLALSNEDFIAGTTAIAENTLDAVRSVMTCKPDYLVLGMSAITFYGGVEGSRKWKAQVEEVAGVGASTGAESVAAALKAYGNVKTVSFVSPYYPVANAEVRNFLEESGFTVKRDVPLECKRWTDIAKVTPDRLRDVIAELDGDDVDAIVQVGTNLSMVDLAAEYEAKLAKPVIAINTATYWHALRACGIDDKIDGLGRLLAEY; this comes from the coding sequence ATGGTTGACGTTCTCGGTTGGCGCAAGCTGCTGGGTGTCATTGCCCCATCCACCAACACCGTGGTCCAGCCGGACATGGAACGGATGCGCCCACATGGCGTGACCAACCATTTCTCGCGCATCTATGTCGAAGACCCGCTCGCCCTGTCGAACGAGGATTTCATCGCAGGCACTACCGCCATTGCCGAAAACACGCTGGATGCGGTTCGTTCGGTGATGACATGCAAGCCCGATTACCTCGTGCTCGGCATGTCGGCCATCACCTTTTACGGCGGCGTCGAAGGCAGCCGCAAATGGAAGGCTCAGGTCGAAGAGGTTGCCGGTGTCGGCGCATCGACCGGCGCAGAATCCGTGGCTGCGGCATTGAAGGCATACGGCAACGTCAAGACCGTCAGCTTCGTTTCGCCCTATTACCCGGTCGCCAACGCCGAAGTGCGCAACTTCCTTGAAGAATCGGGCTTCACCGTAAAGCGCGACGTTCCGCTGGAATGCAAGCGCTGGACCGATATCGCCAAGGTCACGCCCGATCGTCTGCGTGACGTGATTGCCGAACTCGATGGCGATGATGTCGACGCCATCGTGCAGGTCGGCACCAATCTGTCGATGGTCGACCTTGCGGCGGAATACGAAGCCAAGCTGGCCAAGCCGGTCATCGCCATCAACACGGCGACCTATTGGCACGCCCTGCGCGCCTGCGGCATCGATGACAAGATCGACGGACTGGGCCGCTTGCTGGCCGAATACTGA
- a CDS encoding FAD-dependent oxidoreductase has protein sequence MTAVGRCQVAIAGAGPVGTVLATLLAQAGIDVVVIETGEDCAQDLRASTFHPPTLEMLDQIGITPMLLEKGLKAPVYHWRDRQSGEVIDFDLAEIADVTRYPFRIQCEQYHLSRALAEGLAQYPNAKVRFSSRLLTFNDDGAGVDIAIETMVGIERLRADYLIGADGANSIVRKWLGVEFDGFTYPERFLCLSTELELADHLPNLALVNYVSDPEEWLVLLRVPSLWRILVPTDGTQSDDVLRSDATKNAIFDRLIGNGADVVTQHRTLYRVHQRVAKSFREGRVLLAGDASHLNNPLGGFGMNSGIHDAFNLFEKLLPILKGQVSNDEGLALYDRQRRTVTHSFTQTQTKENMAMIKGGQDDAHQRRRDAMLEIKQDDTRRRAYMLRQAMYQSLEEAAAIT, from the coding sequence ATGACAGCAGTTGGACGGTGTCAGGTAGCGATCGCGGGGGCAGGACCAGTAGGCACGGTTCTGGCGACGCTTCTGGCCCAGGCGGGCATCGACGTAGTGGTTATCGAGACGGGCGAAGATTGCGCGCAGGATTTGCGCGCCTCCACGTTCCATCCGCCGACGCTCGAAATGCTTGACCAGATCGGCATCACCCCGATGCTTCTGGAAAAGGGTCTGAAGGCCCCGGTCTATCACTGGCGCGATCGTCAGTCGGGCGAAGTGATCGATTTCGACCTTGCCGAAATTGCCGACGTCACCCGTTATCCTTTCCGTATCCAGTGCGAACAGTATCACCTGTCGCGCGCGCTGGCTGAAGGTCTGGCACAATATCCCAACGCCAAGGTGCGCTTTTCCAGCCGCCTGCTGACCTTCAATGATGATGGCGCGGGCGTAGACATTGCCATCGAAACGATGGTCGGGATCGAACGGCTGCGCGCCGATTACCTGATCGGTGCCGACGGGGCCAATTCCATCGTGCGCAAGTGGCTGGGCGTGGAGTTTGACGGCTTCACCTATCCCGAACGCTTCCTGTGCCTGTCCACCGAACTGGAACTGGCCGATCACCTGCCCAATCTGGCGCTGGTGAACTATGTTTCCGACCCGGAAGAATGGCTGGTGCTGCTGCGCGTGCCTTCGCTCTGGCGCATTCTCGTGCCCACCGATGGCACGCAAAGCGATGATGTGCTGCGTTCCGATGCCACCAAGAACGCCATCTTTGACCGGCTTATCGGCAATGGCGCAGATGTGGTGACGCAGCACCGCACGCTTTACCGCGTCCATCAGCGCGTGGCCAAATCGTTCCGCGAAGGGCGTGTGCTGCTGGCGGGCGATGCTTCGCACCTCAACAATCCGCTCGGCGGCTTCGGCATGAACTCGGGCATCCACGATGCCTTCAATCTGTTCGAAAAGCTGCTGCCGATCTTGAAGGGCCAAGTCAGCAATGACGAAGGCCTTGCGCTTTACGATCGTCAGCGCCGCACGGTGACGCACAGCTTCACCCAGACGCAGACCAAGGAAAACATGGCGATGATTAAGGGCGGGCAGGATGACGCCCACCAGCGTCGCCGTGATGCCATGCTGGAAATCAAGCAGGACGATACCCGCCGCCGCGCCTATATGCTGCGCCAGGCGATGTATCAAAGCCTTGAAGAAGCGGCTGCGATTACCTGA
- a CDS encoding RES family NAD+ phosphorylase translates to MMKKVGLSRIEMREQIRRLNRIDFSKSDYKTVKAIVSRMIAGVPIMVGPTKSHELFFRVRKNPRHKLRNVSELCAPSADCVSGFQRCNAPGQPMLYCSSRRITALLECDVQTDDVAYISQWIGKKQLPVNKVFDMEEDQAFMERLDEKDTMFYAYLDALFTRKVPKDFSTDYKPTAAISDIFTSYFKEQVKDLILEDGRIGIRYPSVVDLENSYNTAFPPHFALDRLDLLHVMELKIQKRQADEILVSLSDTATDFDDGVIHWTGDTTSIPVPRDPKGGVLFRFTGEKWRVLTTEHLPVPADIAEPFLNELLKE, encoded by the coding sequence ATGATGAAGAAAGTTGGCCTCTCAAGAATTGAAATGAGGGAGCAGATAAGAAGGCTAAATCGGATAGATTTCAGCAAATCCGATTACAAAACTGTCAAAGCAATCGTTAGCCGGATGATTGCTGGTGTCCCCATCATGGTTGGGCCAACCAAATCCCATGAGCTCTTTTTTCGTGTGCGAAAGAATCCCAGGCACAAACTGCGGAATGTCTCGGAGCTTTGTGCGCCTTCCGCTGACTGCGTGAGCGGCTTTCAACGATGCAATGCGCCCGGCCAGCCAATGCTGTATTGCTCTTCTCGCCGTATCACCGCATTGCTTGAATGTGACGTGCAGACGGATGATGTTGCGTACATCTCTCAATGGATTGGCAAGAAGCAGCTACCAGTAAACAAAGTGTTCGATATGGAGGAAGATCAAGCGTTCATGGAGCGCTTGGACGAAAAAGACACTATGTTTTATGCGTATCTTGACGCTCTGTTCACAAGAAAGGTGCCTAAAGATTTTTCGACGGATTACAAACCTACCGCTGCCATCTCAGATATATTCACGTCATATTTTAAAGAGCAGGTAAAAGACTTGATCTTGGAAGATGGTAGGATAGGTATTCGCTATCCATCTGTGGTTGACCTTGAGAATTCTTACAACACGGCGTTTCCGCCGCACTTTGCTCTCGACCGGCTCGATCTGCTCCATGTGATGGAGCTGAAAATCCAAAAAAGGCAGGCCGACGAGATTTTGGTTTCCCTTTCCGACACCGCAACCGATTTCGATGATGGTGTCATTCATTGGACCGGCGACACCACGAGCATACCCGTTCCGCGTGACCCCAAGGGCGGAGTGCTGTTCAGGTTTACAGGCGAAAAGTGGCGCGTGCTAACGACTGAACATCTGCCTGTTCCCGCTGACATAGCCGAGCCATTTTTGAATGAACTGCTCAAGGAGTAG
- a CDS encoding aromatic ring-hydroxylating oxygenase subunit alpha, with protein sequence MTELYDKYADAAQRMLHFVESRTTDQASATMRVPVADYLDQDRFDQEIARIFKRLPLMLALTIELPQPNDYKAMEVMGLPVLITRGRDGRARAFLNVCKHRAMHLAQTGKGNCKAFACQYHGWTYANDGKLMGIAEASTFGDVDRSTLNLTELPCDEAAGLIFVILTPDMPINAVEWMGGMYEDFAALRLETWYYHKSKPMQGANWKVAYDGYLEGYHFQAAHTNTVATRSPSNRAHYEGFGPHIRLGFPQNSITRLHDLPRDEWGRQENNGYDFIRMLFPNMSFFLAPEMGQLAQLFPGPKANQNTTVMNYIFPVKPDTDEGLAALDQMCDFFFDVVEEEDYFLGLKVQNGLESGAMTHQTFGRNEPGNQFFHKWVAYYLDETGQTPVPVMKA encoded by the coding sequence ATGACCGAACTCTACGATAAATACGCCGATGCGGCGCAGCGCATGCTCCACTTCGTCGAAAGCAGGACCACCGATCAGGCCAGCGCCACCATGCGCGTGCCCGTGGCCGATTATCTCGATCAGGATCGCTTCGACCAGGAAATCGCGCGCATCTTCAAGCGTCTGCCGCTCATGCTGGCGCTGACCATCGAACTGCCGCAGCCCAACGATTACAAGGCGATGGAGGTCATGGGCCTGCCCGTGCTGATAACGCGCGGGCGCGATGGCCGGGCGCGCGCGTTCCTTAATGTGTGCAAACACCGCGCCATGCATCTGGCCCAGACGGGCAAGGGCAACTGCAAGGCCTTTGCCTGCCAGTACCACGGCTGGACATATGCCAACGACGGCAAGCTTATGGGCATTGCCGAAGCCAGCACCTTTGGCGATGTCGACCGCTCGACCCTGAACCTGACCGAACTGCCCTGCGATGAAGCGGCGGGCCTGATCTTCGTGATCCTGACGCCGGATATGCCGATCAACGCAGTCGAATGGATGGGCGGCATGTATGAAGACTTTGCCGCGCTGCGCCTTGAAACGTGGTATTACCACAAGAGCAAACCCATGCAGGGCGCCAACTGGAAAGTTGCTTATGACGGCTATCTGGAAGGCTATCACTTTCAGGCCGCGCACACCAACACCGTCGCCACGCGCAGCCCGTCAAACCGCGCCCATTACGAAGGCTTCGGCCCGCATATCCGGCTGGGCTTTCCGCAAAATTCGATTACCCGCCTGCACGATCTGCCGCGTGACGAATGGGGGCGGCAGGAAAACAACGGCTATGATTTCATCCGCATGCTCTTTCCGAACATGAGCTTTTTCCTCGCCCCCGAAATGGGACAGTTGGCGCAGCTTTTTCCGGGGCCGAAAGCCAACCAGAACACCACGGTGATGAACTACATTTTCCCGGTAAAACCCGACACGGACGAAGGCCTCGCCGCGCTTGACCAGATGTGCGACTTCTTCTTCGATGTGGTGGAAGAGGAAGACTATTTCCTTGGCCTGAAAGTGCAGAACGGGCTGGAATCGGGCGCGATGACCCACCAGACCTTTGGCCGCAACGAACCGGGCAACCAGTTCTTCCACAAATGGGTAGCCTATTATCTGGACGAAACCGGGCAGACGCCGGTGCCCGTGATGAAGGCCTGA
- a CDS encoding aromatic ring-hydroxylating oxygenase subunit alpha, protein MADRDPGAFARPRCPGPGWEDILRADDVQPPAFVAEDRYEYLGSDPIDAARYYSAEFFRAEVEKMWPNVWQFAAREEDLPEPGDYVTYDNAGRSYLIVRQDDGSVRAFHNVCLHRGRKLKTDSGSADQFICPFHGFSWNPDGSLRNIPCRWDFAHLTDQKMQLPQATLAQWGGYIFVRDNPEGPTIEEYLAPLPEYFKRWKHEECVTVAWVAKVIPANWKIAMEAFMESYHAYVTHPQLMPFTGDANAAYHVLGRHVNVNYTPFGVISPHIEAQAQAENWPQQRIIDEFRKYNGRSADNYDAEKDNYAIQVPEGRTARAALGDMMREVSEKQFGGDYSGVSESELLDALVYNVFPNFAPWGGFMPNIVYRWRPWPDQDKCLMEVRVIARVPQGQLRPAGVPMHLLSDDQIWADAPELGVLGAVLDQDSENMELCHEGLKASKNQSVELADYQEVRIRHIHQTLDYYLNT, encoded by the coding sequence ATGGCTGATCGTGATCCCGGCGCGTTCGCCCGCCCGCGCTGCCCCGGCCCCGGCTGGGAAGACATCCTGCGGGCCGACGATGTGCAGCCGCCCGCCTTCGTGGCCGAAGACCGCTACGAATATCTTGGCTCCGATCCCATCGACGCCGCGCGCTATTACAGCGCCGAATTCTTCCGCGCCGAAGTGGAAAAGATGTGGCCCAACGTGTGGCAATTCGCCGCGCGCGAGGAAGACCTGCCCGAACCGGGCGATTACGTCACCTATGACAACGCAGGCCGGTCCTATCTGATCGTCCGGCAGGACGATGGCAGCGTCAGGGCGTTCCACAATGTCTGCCTGCATCGCGGGCGCAAGCTGAAGACCGACAGCGGCAGCGCCGATCAGTTCATCTGCCCGTTCCACGGCTTTTCATGGAACCCCGACGGTTCCTTGCGCAACATCCCCTGCCGCTGGGATTTTGCCCACCTGACTGACCAGAAGATGCAATTGCCGCAGGCCACGCTGGCGCAATGGGGCGGCTATATCTTCGTGCGCGATAACCCTGAAGGCCCGACGATCGAGGAATACCTTGCCCCGCTGCCGGAATACTTCAAACGCTGGAAACACGAAGAATGCGTGACCGTGGCATGGGTGGCCAAGGTCATTCCCGCCAACTGGAAGATCGCGATGGAAGCTTTCATGGAAAGCTACCACGCCTATGTCACGCACCCGCAGCTTATGCCGTTCACCGGCGATGCCAATGCCGCCTATCATGTGCTGGGCCGCCATGTGAACGTCAACTACACCCCGTTCGGCGTCATCAGCCCGCATATCGAGGCACAGGCGCAGGCCGAAAACTGGCCGCAACAGCGCATCATCGACGAATTCCGCAAATACAATGGTCGCAGTGCCGACAATTACGACGCGGAAAAGGACAACTACGCCATTCAGGTGCCCGAAGGCCGCACCGCCCGCGCCGCGCTGGGCGATATGATGCGCGAAGTTTCGGAAAAGCAGTTTGGCGGGGATTATTCGGGCGTTTCGGAAAGCGAACTGCTCGACGCGCTGGTTTACAACGTCTTCCCCAACTTCGCGCCGTGGGGCGGGTTCATGCCCAACATCGTCTATCGCTGGCGGCCATGGCCCGATCAGGACAAATGCCTGATGGAAGTGCGCGTGATCGCCCGCGTGCCGCAGGGCCAACTGCGCCCCGCAGGCGTGCCCATGCACCTGCTGTCCGACGATCAGATCTGGGCCGATGCTCCCGAACTTGGCGTGCTGGGCGCCGTGCTGGATCAGGACAGCGAGAATATGGAGCTGTGCCACGAAGGGCTGAAAGCGTCGAAAAATCAGTCGGTTGAACTGGCCGACTATCAGGAAGTGCGCATCCGCCACATCCACCAGACGCTGGATTATTATCTGAACACGTGA
- a CDS encoding VOC family protein, which produces MSIGARGIQHIGVSVPDLDKARTFYLDLLGAVEVGPPLEWRDNPFIDDVVGLKGSAARQFMCKLGNACIEVFEYLAPRSEPQDPDRGVNRYGYTHFAVQVEDIQSCYQRLLDAGIRVHTPPAMAGITTDAAGRKHGYAATYCRDFFDNVFEIMEIYDDEQILPVWRQDEGVIVPA; this is translated from the coding sequence ATGAGCATCGGGGCCAGGGGTATCCAGCACATCGGGGTATCCGTCCCCGATCTCGACAAGGCGCGCACGTTCTACCTCGATCTGCTGGGCGCGGTCGAGGTGGGACCGCCGCTCGAATGGCGGGACAATCCGTTCATCGACGATGTTGTCGGCCTTAAAGGCAGCGCCGCGCGGCAGTTCATGTGCAAGCTGGGCAATGCCTGCATCGAAGTGTTCGAATATCTTGCCCCCCGGTCCGAACCGCAAGATCCGGACCGGGGCGTCAACCGCTATGGCTACACCCATTTCGCGGTGCAGGTGGAAGATATCCAGTCCTGCTATCAGCGCCTGCTGGACGCTGGCATCCGCGTCCACACCCCGCCTGCCATGGCCGGTATCACCACCGATGCCGCTGGACGCAAACACGGCTATGCCGCCACCTATTGCCGCGATTTCTTCGACAACGTCTTCGAAATCATGGAAATCTATGACGACGAACAGATCCTGCCGGTGTGGCGGCAGGACGAAGGCGTGATCGTCCCGGCTTGA
- a CDS encoding SDR family NAD(P)-dependent oxidoreductase, protein MDLGLKGKKVILTGGSRGIGRATVEILAAEGADVAFCSRNADQVAETAASLEKHGNKVFGSAFDMDAGPDAYRAWLSQAAADLGGCDIFIPMISTSGSGQTGDWQKGLDHDIMGSVIGVEVLEPFLEASDDGSVVILSSTAGLETFIVPQGYNALKGALIVYAGQLSQALGPKGIRVNAVSPGPIKFAGGNWEMIEGAVPELYQSVESGFALGRFGAPDDVAKAVVFLASPASSYTTGTNLVVDGGYTKRVQF, encoded by the coding sequence ATGGATCTGGGACTCAAAGGCAAGAAGGTCATCCTGACCGGCGGCAGTCGTGGCATTGGCCGCGCAACGGTGGAAATCCTTGCCGCCGAAGGCGCGGATGTGGCGTTCTGCTCGCGCAATGCCGATCAGGTGGCCGAAACCGCAGCTTCGCTTGAAAAGCACGGGAACAAGGTTTTCGGTTCGGCCTTCGATATGGATGCAGGCCCGGACGCCTATCGTGCATGGCTGTCGCAGGCTGCTGCTGATCTTGGCGGTTGCGACATCTTCATTCCCATGATCTCCACGTCGGGTTCGGGCCAGACCGGTGACTGGCAGAAGGGTCTGGACCACGACATCATGGGTTCGGTGATCGGCGTCGAAGTGCTTGAGCCGTTCCTTGAAGCATCGGACGATGGTTCGGTGGTCATCCTTTCGTCCACCGCAGGGCTTGAAACCTTCATCGTGCCGCAGGGCTACAATGCGCTGAAGGGTGCGCTGATCGTCTATGCAGGCCAGCTTTCGCAGGCGCTCGGCCCCAAAGGCATCCGCGTCAACGCCGTGTCGCCCGGTCCGATCAAGTTTGCTGGCGGCAACTGGGAAATGATCGAAGGCGCGGTGCCCGAACTCTATCAGTCGGTCGAATCCGGTTTTGCCCTTGGCCGTTTCGGCGCGCCGGATGACGTGGCCAAGGCGGTGGTGTTCCTCGCTAGCCCGGCCTCGTCCTATACCACTGGCACCAATCTGGTGGTCGATGGCGGTTACACCAAGCGGGTCCAGTTCTAA
- a CDS encoding SDR family oxidoreductase gives MGRLEGKTAIVLGASSEGNMGQVIARRFMDEGAQVLVSGRKADVLEKFAAENGCHWTTCDLTDEASVNALADTAAQKLGGIDIALNATGWGLLKGFLDVTREELDAMAALQLVGPHQFFQAMVRKMARSLGGRGGSILTISSATAQIMLNDHAIYMGTKAGTDHIIRCIAHEFGHEGIRANSISPGLTDTPMTADAGQVPGLFEAFRAGYPLGRWGTSDDIAAAAVFLASDECFMTGENLQVNGGLTLRRNPTRDEINASVAKAMAEG, from the coding sequence GTGGGACGTTTGGAAGGCAAGACCGCAATCGTGCTGGGCGCAAGCAGCGAAGGGAATATGGGGCAGGTCATCGCGCGCCGGTTCATGGACGAAGGCGCGCAAGTGCTGGTATCAGGACGCAAAGCGGACGTGCTGGAAAAGTTTGCGGCCGAAAACGGTTGCCACTGGACAACCTGCGATCTGACCGATGAAGCCAGCGTCAATGCCCTGGCCGATACCGCAGCCCAGAAGCTGGGCGGCATCGACATTGCCCTGAACGCGACCGGATGGGGCCTGTTGAAAGGATTCCTTGATGTCACGCGCGAGGAACTGGACGCGATGGCGGCGCTGCAACTTGTCGGGCCGCACCAGTTCTTTCAGGCGATGGTGCGCAAGATGGCGCGGTCGCTGGGCGGGCGCGGCGGGTCGATCCTGACGATCAGTTCGGCAACCGCACAGATCATGCTGAACGACCACGCCATCTATATGGGCACCAAGGCGGGGACCGATCACATCATCCGCTGCATCGCGCACGAATTCGGGCACGAGGGCATCCGCGCCAATTCGATTTCGCCGGGCCTCACCGACACCCCGATGACCGCCGATGCAGGACAAGTGCCCGGCCTGTTCGAAGCCTTCCGCGCCGGTTACCCGCTGGGCCGCTGGGGCACGTCGGACGACATTGCTGCGGCCGCCGTGTTCCTGGCCAGCGACGAATGCTTCATGACCGGCGAAAACCTGCAGGTGAACGGCGGACTGACCCTGCGCCGCAATCCCACGCGCGATGAAATCAACGCAAGCGTGGCGAAGGCGATGGCAGAGGGTTGA
- a CDS encoding TetR/AcrR family transcriptional regulator produces MSAKPARYAPTANREAILEAALHVFAEEGYEGASTRRIAAAAGIEPGHLAYYFPTKRMLWQAVVEAFAQQGERVLRDGLHGLDGQPAREILPGLLATLLKTFAANPQLTRLMLQEFSVSGERHDWVAQSFGVPVWEILHPLFTALESEGLLSGASAAAAYMNLLGGALLAFGTRDYFAGIAGYDPTCEPELSRYIDLLLRPLLQKG; encoded by the coding sequence ATGTCAGCCAAACCCGCACGCTATGCCCCCACCGCCAACCGCGAAGCCATCCTGGAAGCGGCGCTGCATGTCTTTGCCGAAGAAGGATATGAAGGGGCCAGTACCCGCCGGATTGCTGCCGCTGCCGGGATCGAACCGGGGCATCTGGCCTATTACTTTCCGACCAAGCGGATGCTCTGGCAGGCTGTGGTCGAAGCCTTTGCACAGCAAGGTGAAAGGGTATTGCGCGACGGGCTGCACGGTCTTGACGGCCAGCCTGCGCGCGAAATCCTGCCGGGCCTGCTCGCCACGCTGCTGAAGACCTTCGCCGCCAATCCGCAACTCACCCGCCTTATGCTGCAGGAGTTCTCGGTGTCTGGCGAGCGGCACGACTGGGTGGCGCAAAGCTTTGGCGTTCCGGTATGGGAAATCCTCCACCCGCTTTTTACCGCACTGGAAAGCGAAGGCCTGCTATCGGGCGCAAGCGCGGCTGCGGCCTACATGAACCTGCTGGGCGGGGCGCTGCTGGCGTTCGGGACGCGCGATTATTTCGCAGGCATTGCGGGATACGACCCCACCTGCGAACCCGAACTTTCGCGCTATATCGACCTGTTGCTGCGCCCCTTGCTGCAGAAGGGCTGA
- a CDS encoding aromatic ring-hydroxylating dioxygenase subunit alpha, translating into MHPLKTRQPYPRNQWWAAAYASEVGRQLLGRTILGDRIILYRTESGEAVALSGLCPHRAFPLEKGCLAGDRVRCGYHGFTFSSTGALEEVPSQTAIPAKADLRRFPVAERGGVVWIWTGAETLADETLLPDMAALGPANPDWATEQHIPATIAARYTLLIDNLLDLSHASFIHADTIPGGDYVASLPVELVETPASLNVRRIGRGLPSNPFFKLMFPHHEGPLDQAFDAEYFGPHLIRTGGALFDSAGGARLGTQNYLHIITPETPGSLHYFVVTSRDFATGNPALGRTHVDMGLRIQPQDKAAIEAIEQVLQGLSHPPREVSARCDTGALKVRHRLESQIRAEEQAA; encoded by the coding sequence ATGCATCCGCTCAAGACCCGTCAGCCCTATCCCCGCAATCAGTGGTGGGCGGCTGCCTATGCGTCGGAAGTGGGCCGTCAGTTGCTGGGCCGCACGATATTGGGTGATCGGATAATCCTGTACCGGACTGAAAGCGGAGAAGCGGTTGCGCTTTCGGGCCTGTGCCCGCACCGCGCCTTTCCGCTGGAAAAAGGGTGCCTTGCCGGTGATCGCGTGCGCTGCGGCTATCACGGGTTCACATTCTCCTCGACCGGCGCGCTGGAGGAAGTGCCAAGCCAGACTGCCATTCCGGCCAAGGCTGATCTGCGCCGCTTCCCGGTGGCGGAGCGCGGCGGCGTGGTGTGGATATGGACGGGGGCTGAAACGCTGGCCGACGAAACACTTCTGCCCGATATGGCCGCGCTTGGGCCGGCCAACCCGGACTGGGCCACCGAACAGCACATTCCGGCCACGATAGCCGCCCGCTACACCCTGCTGATCGACAACCTGCTTGACCTGAGCCACGCCAGCTTCATTCATGCAGACACCATCCCCGGCGGCGATTATGTCGCCAGTCTGCCGGTAGAACTGGTCGAAACACCAGCAAGCCTCAACGTGCGGCGCATTGGGCGGGGCCTGCCGTCAAACCCGTTCTTCAAACTGATGTTTCCGCACCATGAAGGCCCGCTGGATCAGGCGTTTGATGCAGAGTATTTTGGCCCACACCTGATCCGCACCGGCGGCGCGCTTTTCGATAGCGCGGGCGGTGCACGGCTTGGCACGCAGAACTATCTGCATATCATCACACCCGAAACGCCCGGTTCGCTGCACTATTTCGTCGTGACATCGCGCGATTTTGCGACCGGCAATCCGGCGCTGGGCCGGACCCATGTGGATATGGGCCTGCGTATCCAGCCGCAGGACAAGGCGGCGATCGAAGCCATCGAGCAAGTCCTGCAAGGCCTGAGCCACCCACCGCGAGAAGTTTCTGCCCGCTGCGACACGGGTGCGTTGAAGGTTCGCCACCGGCTGGAATCGCAAATACGTGCGGAAGAGCAGGCTGCCTGA